A single Crateriforma conspicua DNA region contains:
- a CDS encoding carboxy terminal-processing peptidase: protein MDCCDSATQNLTHRPSSIVARCRTGMAIVMLLVSSSVTNPIAAQEAAPANPPARGPSMQDRQLAQIISQLMPRQHVSSRELDDQISQRALDLYLNMLDPLKIYFLQGDVDQFRQYEASIDDLVKRGDINPAYVIFNRFTKRVDERVAMAMQLLDQDFDFTKEESIVVDPDQAQYARNDAEARDRWRKQIKYAMLLLMDDDKTAEEAKDQLRRRYQRYARRWKDTDSDDLLEMYLTSVTSGFDPHSTYMSPGTLEDFRIQMRLNLEGIGAALREKDGNTVVSSVIPGGAADKDGRLKPDDVIVSVGQGDNGESVDIVEMPLKDVVDLIRGKAGTTVRLGVKPGGVSAVEEYKIIRAQVELEESAARGEVLEHQVPGVNQPLKIGYINLPSFYLDMEKARDGGDADYRSSTRDVRKILDDFRAKGVAGVVLDLSKNGGGSLTEAITLTGLFIDHGPVVQVKDSRGNVTKYDDDEHGVAWDGPLVVLTSKLSASASEILAGAIRDYRRGIVIGDPNTHGKGTVQTLVDIGEALFSNQRANLGALKVTLQKFYLPDGESTQLKGVPADIVLPSIIAKMDVGESDLDYAIEFDRVPAKRHDLYSLVPRSMVDQLRRNSQMRVQQNDEFTDLLRRIELYVRQKERDTLSINEEEFKARRKELEAAEEDDKLAEEMSEPSDKIYPDSFYYDEVMNITYEYIQALRAQNLARLN from the coding sequence ATGGATTGCTGCGACTCCGCAACCCAAAACCTGACACATCGCCCATCGTCGATCGTCGCTCGATGTCGAACGGGCATGGCGATCGTGATGCTGTTGGTTTCGTCATCGGTCACCAATCCGATCGCGGCTCAGGAAGCCGCCCCGGCGAATCCGCCTGCCCGCGGCCCGTCCATGCAAGACCGCCAGCTGGCACAGATCATTTCCCAGCTGATGCCTCGCCAGCACGTGTCATCACGCGAACTGGACGATCAAATCAGCCAGCGTGCGTTGGATCTTTACCTGAACATGCTGGACCCGCTGAAGATTTACTTCCTGCAGGGCGACGTCGACCAGTTTCGACAGTACGAAGCGTCGATCGACGACCTGGTCAAACGTGGCGATATCAATCCCGCATATGTGATCTTCAACCGCTTTACCAAGCGTGTCGATGAACGCGTCGCGATGGCGATGCAGTTGCTGGATCAAGATTTCGATTTCACCAAAGAGGAATCGATCGTCGTCGACCCGGACCAAGCCCAATATGCACGAAACGACGCCGAGGCTCGCGACCGCTGGCGCAAGCAGATCAAGTACGCGATGTTGTTGTTGATGGACGACGACAAGACCGCTGAAGAAGCCAAGGATCAACTGCGTCGCCGTTACCAACGTTACGCACGACGCTGGAAAGACACCGATTCGGACGACTTGCTGGAAATGTACCTGACCAGCGTCACCAGCGGCTTCGATCCGCACAGCACCTACATGTCGCCCGGAACACTGGAAGATTTCCGCATCCAAATGCGACTGAACCTGGAGGGTATCGGTGCGGCTTTGCGTGAAAAAGACGGGAACACCGTCGTCAGCAGCGTGATCCCCGGTGGTGCCGCCGACAAAGATGGCCGCTTGAAGCCCGATGACGTGATCGTGTCGGTCGGCCAAGGCGACAACGGCGAATCGGTCGACATCGTCGAAATGCCGCTGAAAGACGTGGTCGACTTGATCCGCGGCAAAGCGGGCACCACGGTCCGCCTTGGCGTCAAACCTGGCGGCGTCAGCGCGGTGGAAGAATACAAAATCATTCGCGCCCAAGTCGAATTAGAAGAATCGGCGGCCCGTGGCGAAGTCCTCGAACACCAAGTCCCCGGCGTCAATCAACCGCTGAAGATCGGCTACATCAATCTGCCCAGCTTCTACCTGGACATGGAAAAGGCTCGTGACGGCGGCGACGCGGATTACCGCAGCAGCACGCGGGACGTCCGCAAAATCTTGGATGATTTCCGAGCCAAGGGCGTTGCCGGTGTGGTCTTGGATCTCAGCAAGAACGGCGGCGGCAGCTTGACCGAAGCGATCACCCTGACGGGTCTGTTCATCGATCATGGCCCGGTCGTTCAGGTGAAGGATTCACGTGGAAACGTCACCAAGTATGACGACGATGAACACGGCGTCGCTTGGGACGGTCCCTTGGTCGTCCTGACCAGTAAGCTCAGTGCAAGTGCCAGCGAAATTCTGGCCGGTGCGATCCGTGATTACCGCCGTGGCATCGTGATCGGTGACCCGAACACCCACGGCAAAGGAACGGTGCAGACCCTGGTGGACATCGGCGAAGCCTTGTTCAGCAACCAGCGAGCAAACTTGGGTGCCTTGAAAGTGACGTTGCAGAAGTTCTATCTGCCCGACGGTGAAAGCACACAGCTGAAGGGTGTGCCGGCCGACATCGTTTTGCCCAGCATCATCGCCAAGATGGACGTCGGCGAAAGCGATTTGGATTATGCGATCGAATTCGACCGTGTCCCGGCAAAGCGTCACGACCTGTACAGCCTTGTGCCTCGCAGCATGGTCGACCAACTGCGTCGCAACTCACAAATGCGTGTTCAGCAGAACGACGAATTCACCGACCTGCTGCGTCGCATCGAACTGTACGTCCGCCAAAAGGAACGTGACACGTTGTCGATCAACGAAGAAGAATTCAAAGCACGCCGCAAGGAACTCGAAGCCGCCGAGGAAGACGACAAACTGGCCGAAGAGATGAGCGAACCGAGTGATAAGATTTATCCCGATTCGTTCTACTATGACGAAGTGATGAATATCACTTACGAGTACATCCAGGCCTTGCGTGCCCAGAACTTGGCTCGGCTGAATTAG
- a CDS encoding GNAT family N-acetyltransferase, with protein sequence MNGAQPQDAAAPRPMPPAAAMQRIATDLPRLLQDVSIQRSHIIADQWMTTLRSGRSDQIVAAAVKESESTDQASWATAVAIAADDSDVANVLFAAEQIVDSGDPEIPTQRVHRLRRHLVTQLDRLLRRRNIVFAQWATDAVDPESRQRCRPVQMGFTPLGTLQYMALQPLRITIPDDPEITRRIGRRVVPAPIGQPVDDDFRRVVEATYTDSLDCPGFSHFRSAAQLLESYRRSDSFCDSGWHLITKSDAVVGVLLMSLHASKDDKPPAAEVTYMGVLPEFRGGGLGAQILEQAVTWALDHQCDRLLLAVDTENQPAGRIYRQRGFRPILLESIWGRKIEKR encoded by the coding sequence ATGAACGGTGCCCAACCGCAGGACGCAGCGGCGCCCCGGCCGATGCCGCCGGCCGCCGCGATGCAACGGATCGCAACGGATTTGCCACGTCTATTACAGGACGTGTCGATCCAACGTTCGCACATCATCGCGGATCAGTGGATGACCACCTTGCGCAGCGGACGCAGCGATCAGATCGTGGCCGCGGCAGTGAAAGAATCCGAATCCACCGATCAAGCCAGCTGGGCGACCGCGGTTGCCATCGCAGCCGACGATTCCGACGTCGCCAACGTGTTGTTCGCCGCCGAACAGATCGTGGATTCTGGGGACCCCGAAATTCCCACCCAAAGGGTCCACCGTCTGCGTCGACACTTGGTCACTCAGCTGGACCGGCTGCTGCGACGACGCAACATCGTCTTTGCCCAGTGGGCCACCGACGCGGTTGATCCGGAATCCCGGCAACGCTGTCGTCCGGTCCAGATGGGCTTCACGCCGCTGGGCACGCTGCAGTACATGGCGCTGCAACCGCTGCGGATCACGATCCCGGATGACCCCGAAATCACGCGGCGGATCGGCCGGCGGGTCGTCCCCGCCCCCATCGGCCAACCCGTGGACGATGACTTTCGGCGTGTCGTCGAAGCGACCTATACGGACAGCCTGGACTGTCCCGGCTTTTCTCACTTTCGCTCGGCCGCCCAGTTGCTGGAAAGCTATCGGCGGTCGGATTCGTTCTGCGATTCCGGCTGGCACCTGATCACCAAAAGCGATGCCGTGGTCGGCGTCCTGCTGATGTCCCTGCACGCTTCGAAGGACGACAAGCCGCCGGCCGCCGAGGTCACCTACATGGGGGTGCTGCCGGAATTTCGGGGGGGCGGTTTGGGGGCCCAGATCTTGGAACAGGCGGTCACCTGGGCGCTTGACCACCAGTGTGACCGGCTGCTGCTGGCCGTGGACACGGAGAACCAGCCCGCCGGCCGGATCTATCGGCAACGCGGTTTCCGACCGATTTTGCTTGAGTCCATCTGGGGCAGAAAAATTGAAAAACGATGA
- a CDS encoding sulfatase family protein, producing the protein MTLLTLLSATACLKASDCAADDQASGQPNILFIMSDDHTSQAIGAYQRRLAKVDPTPVLDELAEGGMLLENSFCSNSICTPSRASVISGRYCHTTNTRDLDDSLSPEFHTLPRQLRAAGYQTAVIGKWHLTHEPVDFDHYCVLPGQGKYFDPFFQVRGETAWPDNLIQIKGKHSSDAITDLTLDWLANQRDADRPFFLMHHYKAPHDFFEYAPRYEDYLRDTDIPIPDSMWRQSAGFGSLATRGVNDQLLPHIGTSVTRRNPFRNYTHMYADDPSLSDRAAAEKAYQTYLKNYLRCVKGVDDNLGRLFDYLKRNNLFENTIILYTSDQGMMLGEHDYIDKRWMFDESMRTPLIIHYPPAIPANVRSDAMIENIDLAPTLLDFAAATIPPEVQGRSFRELCETGIEPKDWKQEAYYRYWMHIAHHDVPGHLGIRTKRYKLMFFYGMDFRDRGKPRTPPAWELYDLQSDPLELTNVVDDPDYADVVKDLKRRLAEKRELIGDTGSESAEAEAVIQQHWDDTPEDRAQARKISAAYAKSRQGRRRYIPGENKHDK; encoded by the coding sequence TTGACGCTTTTGACATTGCTGTCGGCGACGGCGTGTCTGAAAGCAAGCGATTGTGCCGCCGATGACCAGGCATCTGGCCAACCCAACATCCTGTTCATCATGTCGGACGACCACACGTCGCAGGCGATCGGGGCCTATCAGCGACGGCTTGCGAAAGTGGACCCGACGCCGGTTTTGGATGAACTGGCCGAGGGCGGAATGCTGTTGGAGAACAGCTTTTGCAGCAATTCCATCTGCACTCCGTCGCGAGCCAGTGTGATCAGCGGCCGGTACTGCCACACAACCAACACCCGCGACTTGGACGACAGTCTTTCGCCGGAGTTCCACACGTTGCCACGGCAATTGCGTGCGGCGGGTTACCAAACCGCAGTGATCGGCAAATGGCACCTGACCCATGAGCCCGTCGATTTTGATCACTACTGTGTTCTTCCGGGACAAGGCAAGTATTTCGATCCATTCTTTCAGGTGCGTGGTGAAACGGCATGGCCAGACAATCTGATTCAGATCAAGGGCAAGCATTCCAGCGACGCGATCACCGACCTGACGCTGGACTGGCTTGCCAATCAGCGTGACGCGGATCGTCCCTTCTTCCTGATGCACCACTACAAAGCGCCGCACGACTTCTTTGAGTACGCGCCGCGCTATGAAGACTACCTGCGTGATACTGACATCCCGATTCCCGATTCGATGTGGCGACAGTCGGCCGGATTCGGTTCCCTGGCGACTCGGGGCGTGAACGACCAGTTGTTGCCACATATCGGTACATCGGTCACGCGTCGAAATCCGTTTCGCAATTACACACACATGTATGCGGACGATCCGTCGCTGTCGGACCGTGCCGCCGCTGAGAAGGCGTATCAGACCTATCTGAAGAATTATCTGCGTTGTGTCAAAGGCGTCGACGATAACTTGGGGCGATTGTTTGATTATCTGAAACGCAACAATCTGTTTGAAAACACGATCATTCTTTACACGTCGGACCAGGGAATGATGCTGGGCGAACACGACTATATTGACAAGCGATGGATGTTTGACGAATCGATGCGTACCCCGTTGATCATCCACTACCCTCCCGCGATCCCGGCCAATGTGCGATCGGATGCGATGATCGAAAACATCGACTTGGCACCGACGTTGTTGGATTTTGCAGCTGCGACGATTCCGCCTGAGGTTCAAGGACGGTCGTTTCGCGAGTTATGTGAAACGGGAATCGAACCCAAGGACTGGAAACAAGAAGCCTATTACCGCTATTGGATGCACATCGCCCATCACGATGTCCCCGGCCACCTCGGTATTCGAACCAAGAGATACAAGTTGATGTTCTTCTACGGGATGGATTTCCGAGACCGTGGGAAACCGCGGACGCCGCCGGCTTGGGAGCTGTACGATTTGCAGTCCGATCCGCTGGAGCTGACCAATGTCGTCGACGATCCAGACTATGCCGATGTGGTGAAAGACCTGAAACGTCGGCTTGCTGAAAAGCGAGAATTGATCGGTGATACGGGGTCGGAATCTGCCGAGGCCGAAGCGGTCATTCAACAACACTGGGACGATACCCCGGAAGATCGTGCACAGGCGCGTAAGATCTCCGCGGCTTATGCAAAATCGCGGCAAGGTCGACGACGCTATATCCCTGGGGAGAACAAGCACGATAAGTGA
- a CDS encoding PDZ domain-containing protein, protein MGSPINRLAAVLLAGVIGSLLTPAPADAQGLFRRLGNRIRGIAPPTVPPPPVPGYDASRRDRGNLIRPNTTSGNGPVVRNRVPVSPTPDTDRGLQRISPRNDGGGNPADSNVFEAPISETDSADNRGNASGKSPGRLGVEALAVTRPVRGVRIHRILPGSNLRQSGLAEGDILVQFNNRSVTDVDELAVALRSTSPGEDARVRIVRGYTAYDATIRLVGQRSPSPEAVAATGNAGDEDATTPPPRLPQRIDESAWKSAVGLTGTSSVDAVGFEIESVTPGGVAAGSGLRAGDRIVSVDGMAWRDQAVAATLASVDRSNPVVVQVIRDNRLIERRLAAAGNPDGNGNSRGSDVKDKVAAAQRVESEAAKASDSASTMISGLGSVLGGMFGGSSQSSESKTTPKPPPSASTESPVPVAGDAVEELPAPAGQSDTMDFGDDEPIDSDTFDFPPEREL, encoded by the coding sequence ATGGGCTCCCCGATCAACCGGCTGGCCGCGGTCCTGCTTGCCGGCGTGATCGGCAGTCTTCTGACCCCCGCCCCGGCCGACGCACAGGGGCTGTTTCGGCGCCTGGGCAACCGCATCCGCGGTATCGCCCCCCCCACCGTGCCGCCGCCCCCGGTCCCCGGCTATGACGCATCACGTCGGGACCGCGGTAATCTGATTCGCCCAAACACGACATCCGGCAACGGCCCGGTCGTTCGTAACCGTGTTCCGGTCAGCCCGACGCCGGACACCGACAGGGGACTTCAGCGGATTTCGCCGCGAAATGATGGCGGTGGAAACCCGGCAGACTCAAACGTCTTTGAGGCTCCGATTTCGGAAACGGATTCCGCCGACAATCGCGGGAATGCGTCCGGCAAAAGCCCTGGGCGTTTGGGTGTGGAAGCTTTGGCGGTCACCCGACCGGTGCGTGGTGTTCGGATTCATCGGATTTTGCCCGGATCGAATCTGCGGCAAAGCGGGCTGGCCGAAGGCGACATCTTGGTCCAGTTCAACAATCGTTCGGTCACCGATGTTGACGAATTGGCGGTGGCTTTGCGGTCCACATCGCCCGGCGAAGACGCTCGGGTGCGAATCGTGCGTGGCTACACCGCCTATGACGCCACGATTCGTCTGGTGGGACAACGTTCGCCTTCGCCCGAAGCCGTCGCGGCAACCGGCAATGCTGGCGACGAAGACGCGACGACCCCGCCGCCACGATTGCCGCAACGCATCGACGAATCGGCTTGGAAATCAGCGGTCGGATTGACCGGCACTTCGTCCGTCGACGCGGTGGGTTTTGAAATCGAATCGGTCACCCCCGGCGGCGTCGCGGCGGGTTCCGGTTTGCGTGCCGGCGACCGAATCGTCTCGGTCGATGGCATGGCGTGGCGTGACCAAGCCGTGGCGGCGACGCTGGCATCGGTCGACCGTTCCAACCCGGTCGTGGTCCAAGTCATCCGCGACAACCGGCTGATCGAACGCCGGCTGGCTGCGGCTGGCAACCCCGATGGCAATGGAAACTCTCGCGGCTCCGATGTGAAAGACAAAGTCGCGGCGGCACAGCGGGTCGAATCCGAAGCGGCCAAGGCATCGGATTCGGCTTCGACGATGATCAGCGGGCTCGGGTCCGTCTTGGGCGGCATGTTCGGCGGTTCGTCCCAGTCGTCGGAATCGAAAACGACGCCGAAGCCACCACCGTCGGCCTCCACGGAGTCCCCCGTGCCGGTCGCCGGCGACGCGGTGGAGGAATTACCGGCCCCGGCGGGCCAGTCCGACACGATGGATTTTGGTGACGACGAGCCGATCGATTCTGACACTTTTGATTTTCCGCCCGAACGGGAACTGTGA
- the dnaB gene encoding replicative DNA helicase, translating to MSAGFSNTYSRRDKPERKQSAAEILQRNPPFDLEAEMGVLGSVLLMPDVLDDLASLRSEDFYDDANRMIYQTCRDMYDTGEKIDITLLVSKLRTAGNYDKIGGAAYLAKLSGAVPNAAHASYYGEVVAEKAVFRRLIESSTEILRDAYDQSSTAKELCAQAEQKVFAIMDGRSSQSLHSLSEVLHQAMDRMEARMRDEVTDGGAETGLTDFDQMTGGLHNGELIILAARPSMGKTALAMNIAEHVAIEQKLPVLFVSLEMSGIELADRMLCSLARVNGHRLRNGTISSDDQGRLVQTANEISQAPLFVDDSPSRTVSEIAAAARRIKRREDELGMIVIDYLQLIEPDNSRDPRQEQVAKIARRLKGVARELGVPLLCLSQLNRQAEDSKDHRPKLSHLRESGAIEQDADVVMFVHREEYYHRGEDRAQFAGQAEIIIAKQRNGPVGEVELTWESDFTRFTNRAPEHHSEFDDYAEFTSPGG from the coding sequence ATGAGCGCCGGTTTTTCCAACACGTACAGTCGTCGCGACAAACCCGAACGCAAACAGTCCGCCGCGGAAATTCTGCAGCGTAACCCGCCCTTCGATTTGGAAGCCGAAATGGGCGTCCTGGGCAGCGTTCTGTTGATGCCCGACGTGCTGGACGACCTGGCATCGCTGCGCAGCGAAGACTTCTATGACGACGCCAACCGGATGATCTATCAGACCTGTCGTGACATGTACGACACGGGCGAAAAGATCGACATCACATTGCTGGTGTCCAAGCTGCGGACCGCCGGCAATTACGACAAGATCGGTGGCGCCGCGTACTTGGCCAAGCTGTCCGGCGCAGTCCCCAATGCGGCACACGCGTCGTACTACGGCGAAGTCGTCGCAGAAAAAGCGGTCTTTCGACGACTGATCGAATCCAGCACGGAAATCCTCCGCGACGCATACGATCAATCCAGCACCGCCAAAGAACTGTGTGCCCAGGCGGAACAAAAAGTCTTTGCGATCATGGACGGCCGGTCCAGCCAATCGCTGCACAGCCTTAGCGAAGTGCTTCACCAAGCGATGGACCGCATGGAAGCACGCATGCGAGACGAGGTCACCGACGGCGGGGCGGAAACCGGACTGACCGACTTTGACCAGATGACCGGTGGGCTGCACAACGGCGAACTGATCATCCTGGCCGCTCGACCGTCGATGGGGAAAACGGCGTTGGCAATGAACATCGCCGAACACGTCGCCATCGAACAAAAATTGCCCGTGCTGTTCGTCAGCCTGGAAATGTCGGGCATCGAATTGGCCGACCGGATGCTGTGTTCGCTGGCCCGCGTCAACGGTCACCGCTTGCGAAACGGAACCATTTCATCCGACGACCAAGGACGGTTGGTCCAAACGGCCAACGAGATCAGCCAGGCTCCGCTGTTCGTCGACGATTCACCCAGCCGAACGGTCAGCGAAATCGCGGCGGCCGCCCGGCGGATCAAACGCCGTGAAGACGAACTTGGCATGATCGTGATCGATTACCTGCAGCTGATCGAACCCGACAACTCGCGCGACCCACGGCAAGAACAGGTGGCCAAGATCGCGCGGCGTTTGAAAGGCGTCGCACGGGAACTGGGCGTCCCGCTGTTGTGTCTGTCTCAGTTGAACCGTCAGGCCGAAGACAGCAAGGATCACCGTCCCAAGCTTTCGCACCTGCGGGAATCCGGTGCCATCGAACAGGATGCCGACGTCGTGATGTTCGTGCACCGCGAAGAATACTATCATCGCGGCGAAGACCGAGCGCAATTCGCGGGCCAAGCTGAAATCATCATCGCCAAACAGCGGAACGGTCCGGTCGGTGAAGTCGAATTGACATGGGAATCCGACTTCACGCGATTCACCAACCGAGCGCCGGAGCACCACAGCGAATTTGACGACTACGCCGAATTCACTTCCCCCGGCGGCTGA
- a CDS encoding DnaA/Hda family protein: MSSSHGSTDDKEVVDRFKEALMRRIGEDRFRLWFGQGVDITVQHGDDQSSASEVDQPAELDSRFDAAIVLNVRGQFAADRMQSKLQRELRAAAMAAAPQPTDGSPPPMWGYRIEVRPPAVQQTLADDIVDPAPPAVAKRAARPAGSASHTDRRPAGRRHRRGGRSSESIATLWDHSQQQRDQKDNDRNAPPQRDAGQQNAAQPSAVQAHDAPRPLNSQPQSSRNTDKIPAAAAASTDVATTTSIDEAASVADPSGNHPSANTPPAKNRSAKNHAAAASSASAPTPATGGCTGAEFTMANFLGGPSNQLALTAARMACQSPGSATPLYFHGPSGVGKTHLAQAIAAHMRQRHRMRRVSFLSAERFTNDFIQFVGTSGLSAFRRRYREVDALIIDDIQFVGGKKATLRELLYTTEALMEQGRPVIFTANRAPSEINGLTGELVGRMASGLVCPLLPLDNAIRVPLMQRLITQRCNIQWPSEVVDEIAGMIDGDGRLVRGVVNLVDTLQRMYGRMPTMDEIRQFGGDILRSQAPPVTLSTIERAVCQVFDLDDAILRSNAQTRTVSEPRMLAMYLARQKTSSAFSEIAKHYGGRSHSTAIAASKKVTAWIESGKLIGRGPKALSAEQAVQRIEQVLRTG; this comes from the coding sequence ATGTCTTCATCGCATGGCAGCACCGACGATAAGGAAGTCGTCGACCGATTCAAGGAAGCGTTGATGCGACGTATCGGCGAAGACCGATTTCGTCTGTGGTTCGGCCAAGGGGTCGACATCACAGTGCAGCACGGCGATGACCAAAGTAGCGCGTCCGAAGTCGACCAGCCCGCCGAGCTGGATTCACGGTTCGATGCCGCGATCGTCTTGAACGTCCGCGGACAATTCGCCGCCGACCGCATGCAGTCCAAGTTGCAGCGTGAACTGCGTGCCGCCGCCATGGCAGCCGCGCCCCAGCCGACCGACGGTTCACCACCGCCTATGTGGGGCTATCGGATCGAAGTCCGTCCGCCCGCGGTTCAACAAACCCTGGCCGATGATATCGTCGATCCCGCGCCGCCCGCAGTCGCCAAACGTGCGGCACGACCGGCCGGTTCCGCATCCCACACGGATCGTCGCCCGGCCGGCCGACGGCATCGTCGCGGCGGACGTTCGTCCGAATCGATCGCCACGCTGTGGGATCACAGCCAACAACAACGCGACCAGAAAGACAACGATCGCAACGCCCCCCCGCAGCGAGACGCCGGGCAACAGAACGCCGCGCAACCCAGTGCCGTCCAAGCACACGACGCCCCGCGGCCGCTGAATTCCCAGCCGCAATCGTCGCGAAACACCGACAAAATCCCTGCCGCTGCGGCTGCATCGACCGACGTCGCGACGACGACGTCGATCGACGAAGCCGCCTCGGTGGCGGATCCGTCGGGTAATCACCCCTCGGCGAACACTCCGCCCGCCAAGAACCGTTCGGCGAAGAACCATGCCGCAGCGGCAAGCTCGGCATCGGCTCCCACGCCCGCTACAGGCGGTTGCACCGGAGCGGAGTTCACGATGGCCAACTTCTTGGGCGGCCCGTCGAACCAACTGGCTTTGACCGCCGCACGAATGGCCTGCCAGTCGCCCGGATCGGCTACGCCGTTGTATTTCCACGGCCCCAGCGGTGTCGGCAAGACTCACTTGGCCCAAGCGATCGCCGCCCACATGCGTCAGCGTCACCGCATGCGACGTGTTTCGTTTTTGTCGGCCGAGCGTTTCACCAACGACTTCATCCAGTTCGTTGGGACCAGCGGATTGTCGGCGTTCCGCCGTCGTTATCGCGAAGTCGACGCGTTGATCATCGACGACATCCAATTTGTGGGTGGTAAAAAGGCCACGCTTCGCGAATTGCTGTACACAACCGAAGCGTTGATGGAACAGGGACGCCCGGTCATCTTCACCGCCAACCGTGCCCCCAGCGAAATCAACGGGCTGACCGGTGAATTGGTCGGACGCATGGCGTCGGGGTTGGTTTGCCCGCTGTTGCCGCTGGACAACGCGATCCGCGTGCCGTTGATGCAGCGATTGATCACCCAACGATGCAACATCCAGTGGCCCTCCGAAGTGGTCGACGAAATCGCCGGCATGATTGACGGTGACGGACGTCTGGTCCGCGGCGTGGTCAACTTGGTCGACACGCTGCAACGGATGTACGGACGGATGCCGACGATGGATGAAATTCGCCAGTTCGGTGGCGACATCCTTCGCAGCCAGGCACCGCCGGTCACACTGTCGACGATCGAACGCGCCGTTTGCCAAGTCTTCGATTTGGACGACGCGATCTTACGCAGCAACGCGCAAACACGGACGGTCAGCGAACCACGAATGTTGGCGATGTACTTGGCCCGCCAGAAAACATCGTCGGCCTTTTCCGAAATCGCCAAGCACTACGGCGGCCGCAGCCACAGCACGGCGATCGCGGCATCGAAAAAGGTGACCGCTTGGATCGAATCAGGCAAACTGATCGGTCGCGGTCCCAAAGCTTTGTCGGCCGAACAAGCGGTCCAGCGGATCGAACAAGTGCTGCGAACCGGCTGA